In Aegilops tauschii subsp. strangulata cultivar AL8/78 chromosome 3, Aet v6.0, whole genome shotgun sequence, one genomic interval encodes:
- the LOC109772444 gene encoding protein TUNICAMYCIN INDUCED 1 has translation MAAARARWRLLALPLALLLAIGSSRGVDAAPKPPVPKAISDLREAIVKGLGLQSEELKVSGFDVRDALVGHAVAYEFDMEVGRKAVPVRLLEDVNRWDFVDLPIFRSQADADDTALAEIGRGSFDPTLPPFQLAGPMELWIQDGDDVRLALPHDVEAGTLKKVVLADGAVVTVKGARAVSLRLPLELPLPLNRTTYKGRLSSLLSIARALRGAARSNQKPLMSLRIEGPTSLSSTPSMSPNDKLKLKRLAPGQVELSSRAIPAVTDDEDESPSPGLWPFLSLNASDGSLQGLEELLAKVLGKKAGEKGTFKLVNARASAQTYVKMGFTVEKRIADGEVNWSNLPEWRTKPKKLRAHYEVLARVERGQAIPERIAQVQPFQVDEAMSESMLTGNVSRSKMEVVNPPPVYFTL, from the exons ATGGCCGCCGCTCGAGCCCGATGGCGGCTCCTCGCGCTGCCCCTGGCGCTGCTCCTCGCGATCGGCTCGTCGCGCGGCGTCGACGCGGCGCCCAAGCCCCCCGTCCCCAAGGCCATCTCC GACCTGAGGGAGGCGATCGTCAAGGGGCTGGGGCTCCAGTCGGAGGAGCTCAAGGTGTCCGGGTTCGACGTGAGGGACGCGCTAGTGGGGCACGCGGTGGCGTACGAGTTCGACATGGAGGTCGGGAGGAAGGCCGTGCCGGTGCGGCTGCTCGAGGACGTCAACCGGTGGGACTTCGTCGACCTGCCCATCTTCCGGTCCCAGGCCGACGCCGACGACACGGCGCTCGCCGAGATCGGGCGGGGTAGCTTCGACCCCACACTGCCGCCCTTCCAGCTCGCCGGGCCCATGGAGCTATGGATCCAGGACGGCGACGACGTCAGGCTCGCTTTGCCG CATGATGTGGAAGCTGGAACCCTGAAGAAAGTTGTTCTTGCTGACGGTGCGGTGGTAACAGTGAAAGGTGCTAGGGCGGTGAGCCTCCGTTTGCCCCTCGAACTACCACTTCCTCTCAACCGCACCACATACAAGGGCCGTCTGTCTAGCTTGCTTTCCATTGCTCGAGCCCTACGCGGTGCAGCTCGGTCTAATCAGAAACCCCTGATGTCCCTCCGGATCGAGGGTCCAACCTCCTTATCCTCAACCCCGTCCATGTCTCCGAATGACAAGCTCAAGCTCAAAAGGTTGGCCCCAGGTCAAGTGGAGCTCTCCTCGCGTGCGATCCCTGCTGTCACTGACGATGAGGATGAATCGCCTAGCCCCGGATTGTGGCCCTTTTTGTCATTGAATGCATCAGATGGCAGCCTGCAGGGGCTTGAAGAACTACTGGCGAAGGTTTTGGGTAAGAAGGCCGGTGAGAAGGGCACGTTCAAGTTGGTGAATGCACGGGCCTCGGCACAAACATATGTCAAAATGGGATTCACGGTGGAGAAGCGGATTGCTGATGGAGAGGTGAACTGGTCTAACTTGCCAGAGTGGAGAACAAAGCCCAAGAAGTTGAGAGCGCACTATGAAGTTCTTGCTCGCGTGGAGCGTGGCCAGGCGATCCCGGAAAGGATCGCCCAGGTGCAGCCTTTCCAGGTCGACGAGGCCATGTCCGAGAGCATGCTCACTGGAAACGTGTCTAGATCGAAGATGGAGGTAGTAAACCCCCCACCGGTTTATTTCACTTTGTGA